The following are from one region of the Streptomyces fradiae genome:
- a CDS encoding family 1 encapsulin nanocompartment shell protein: protein MTPPGDPAALNNLHRELAPVTAAAWEQIEEEARRTFRRHVAGRRVVDVPDPAGPGLAAVGTGHLAGIDAPAPGVTARLREAKPLVELRVPFTVSREAVDDVERGANDSDWQPVKDAARAMAFAEDRAVFDGYPAAGIDGLRERSSNPVLGLPTEPRDYPDAVSRALTALRLAGVDGPYALLLGADDYRAVSETSDHGYPIAAHLARMLDAPPIWAPAVTGAFVLSLRGGDFELRLGQDLAIGYTAHDADSVELYFQETFAFLAYTDEAVVVLEH from the coding sequence ATGACGCCTCCCGGCGACCCCGCAGCCCTCAACAACCTGCACCGCGAACTCGCCCCGGTCACCGCCGCCGCCTGGGAACAGATCGAGGAGGAGGCCCGGCGCACCTTCCGCCGCCATGTCGCCGGCCGCCGCGTCGTCGACGTGCCCGACCCGGCCGGGCCCGGGCTCGCCGCCGTCGGCACCGGCCACCTCGCCGGCATCGACGCGCCCGCCCCCGGCGTCACCGCCCGGCTGCGCGAGGCCAAGCCGCTGGTCGAACTGCGCGTGCCGTTCACCGTCAGCCGCGAGGCCGTCGACGACGTGGAGCGCGGCGCGAACGACTCCGACTGGCAGCCCGTGAAGGACGCCGCCCGGGCCATGGCCTTCGCCGAGGACCGGGCCGTCTTCGACGGCTACCCGGCCGCCGGCATCGACGGACTGCGCGAACGCAGCTCCAACCCGGTCCTCGGGCTGCCCACCGAACCCCGCGACTACCCCGACGCCGTCAGCCGGGCCCTCACCGCGCTCCGGCTCGCCGGCGTCGACGGCCCCTACGCGCTGCTGCTCGGCGCCGACGACTACCGGGCCGTCAGCGAGACCTCCGACCACGGCTACCCGATCGCCGCCCACCTCGCCCGGATGCTGGACGCCCCGCCGATCTGGGCCCCCGCCGTCACCGGCGCCTTCGTCCTGTCCCTGCGCGGCGGCGACTTCGAACTGCGCCTCGGCCAGGACCTGGCCATCGGCTACACCGCCCACGACGCCGACAGCGTCGAGCTGTACTTCCAGGAGACCTTCGCGTTCCTCGCGTACACCGACGAGGCCGTCGTCGTCCTCGAACACTGA
- a CDS encoding GreA/GreB family elongation factor produces the protein MTDGPQPISADALRALRRELAELRTERAAVAVTLRGEDDAVGDRADEADELQRADEVARLDERIARIEERVRGAAGAGAPSTDAVGVGSTVTVRFEDGGESTVHVGELADADDPALVTSDSPLGSALLGRRAGDTVTYRTPGGPMNAVVVSVDA, from the coding sequence ATGACCGACGGTCCCCAGCCGATCAGCGCCGACGCCCTCCGGGCGCTCCGGCGGGAACTGGCCGAGCTGCGCACCGAGCGTGCCGCGGTGGCCGTCACCCTGAGGGGCGAGGACGACGCGGTCGGCGACCGGGCCGACGAGGCGGACGAGCTGCAGCGCGCCGACGAGGTCGCCCGGCTCGACGAGCGCATCGCCCGGATCGAGGAGCGGGTGCGCGGCGCCGCCGGCGCCGGAGCGCCGTCCACGGATGCGGTCGGGGTGGGCTCCACCGTCACCGTGCGTTTCGAGGACGGCGGCGAGTCGACGGTGCACGTCGGTGAGCTGGCGGACGCCGACGACCCGGCCCTGGTGACCTCGGACAGCCCGCTCGGCTCCGCGCTGCTCGGCCGGCGGGCCGGCGACACCGTCACGTACCGCACGCCCGGCGGCCCGATGAACGCGGTCGTCGTCTCCGTGGACGCCTGA
- a CDS encoding HAD family hydrolase, with product MFDFSGTLLCVESIAHWLDAVLAETEVGLSGDEFAHTVERLTYHGAMPGGPNPQRVPARLERLWAERDLDAERHHAAYTALIREAGVTDPVLVDALYARHMTPEAWHPYPDTARTLGELSRGGVSVAVVSNIGWDLRPVFRAHGLDRWVDVYALSFEVGVQKPDPGIFRFACERLGLAPAETLMVGDDRRADGGAEALGARVHFVDHLPVDQRPHGLLPVFGLLSDTA from the coding sequence ATGTTCGACTTCTCCGGCACCCTGCTGTGCGTCGAGTCCATCGCCCACTGGCTGGACGCCGTCCTCGCCGAGACCGAGGTCGGACTGTCCGGCGACGAGTTCGCCCACACCGTGGAGCGGCTCACCTACCACGGCGCCATGCCCGGCGGGCCGAACCCGCAGCGGGTGCCGGCCCGGCTGGAGCGGCTCTGGGCGGAGCGGGACCTCGACGCCGAACGGCACCACGCCGCGTACACCGCGCTCATCCGCGAGGCCGGCGTCACCGACCCGGTCCTCGTCGACGCCCTCTACGCACGGCACATGACGCCCGAGGCCTGGCACCCCTACCCCGACACCGCCCGCACTCTCGGCGAGCTCAGCCGCGGCGGCGTGTCCGTCGCCGTGGTCAGCAACATCGGCTGGGACTTGCGGCCGGTGTTCCGCGCCCACGGGCTCGACCGGTGGGTCGACGTCTACGCCCTCTCCTTCGAGGTCGGCGTCCAGAAGCCGGACCCCGGGATCTTCCGCTTCGCCTGCGAACGGCTCGGCCTCGCCCCCGCCGAGACCCTGATGGTCGGCGACGACCGGCGCGCCGACGGCGGCGCCGAGGCGCTCGGCGCCCGGGTGCACTTCGTCGACCACCTCCCGGTCGACCAGCGCCCGCACGGGCTGCTCCCGGTCTTCGGCCTGCTCAGCGACACCGCCTGA
- a CDS encoding serine protease — translation MGYGSRSGSHTGSPVATGPEQVFGDLGAVAARVRSRLEAELEIQESAQELPPGVAPAAEIGRFAQEERARVLEAGVTGLEKLAADRADEIDEDEYFGVEAIVLLEGRPAILVQGQDFPPQPGDWSVLDASRTAIRESIARVGRVEVTGHPNLDWIGTAFLVGPEAVMTNRHVAAEFSRAEGAGWSFQQGMTARVDPGEELPAHQAPGPVPAAGPLPYEITGVIGIHPDVDLALLRIAPPDGEPLPTPLAVAADAPASVPGRPVYVIGYPAWDGRRNEPESMRRIFMDVYNVKRLQPGMATEFTPGGLVMGHDCSTLGGNSGSPVFDLTDHRVLGLHYGGRYRTGNVAVPLWELEDDPLLAKAEVNWV, via the coding sequence ATGGGTTACGGATCACGCAGCGGCTCGCACACCGGGTCACCGGTGGCGACCGGCCCCGAGCAGGTCTTCGGCGATCTCGGCGCGGTGGCGGCTCGGGTACGGAGCCGGCTCGAGGCCGAGCTGGAGATCCAGGAGTCCGCGCAGGAGCTGCCGCCGGGCGTCGCCCCGGCCGCCGAGATCGGGCGCTTCGCCCAGGAGGAGCGGGCCCGGGTCCTGGAGGCCGGCGTCACCGGTCTGGAGAAGCTGGCCGCGGACCGGGCGGACGAGATCGACGAGGACGAGTACTTCGGGGTGGAGGCGATCGTCCTCCTGGAGGGCCGGCCCGCGATCCTGGTGCAGGGGCAGGACTTCCCGCCGCAGCCGGGCGACTGGTCGGTGCTCGACGCGTCCCGGACCGCGATCCGTGAGTCGATCGCCCGGGTGGGGCGGGTGGAGGTCACCGGGCATCCGAACCTGGACTGGATCGGCACGGCCTTCCTCGTCGGTCCGGAGGCGGTGATGACCAATCGGCACGTGGCCGCCGAGTTCAGCCGGGCCGAGGGCGCGGGCTGGAGCTTCCAGCAGGGCATGACGGCGCGGGTCGACCCGGGCGAGGAGCTGCCCGCGCACCAGGCGCCCGGGCCGGTGCCGGCCGCCGGCCCGCTGCCGTACGAGATCACCGGGGTGATCGGCATCCACCCGGACGTGGACCTGGCCCTGCTGCGGATCGCCCCGCCGGACGGCGAGCCGCTGCCGACCCCGCTGGCGGTCGCGGCGGACGCGCCGGCGAGCGTGCCGGGCCGGCCGGTGTACGTGATCGGCTATCCGGCCTGGGACGGGCGGCGCAACGAGCCGGAGTCGATGCGGCGGATCTTCATGGACGTCTACAACGTGAAGCGGCTGCAGCCGGGCATGGCGACCGAGTTCACGCCCGGCGGTCTGGTGATGGGGCACGACTGCTCCACCCTGGGCGGCAACAGCGGTTCCCCGGTCTTCGACCTCACCGACCACCGGGTCCTGGGTCTGCACTACGGCGGGCGGTACCGGACCGGGAACGTGGCGGTGCCGCTGTGGGAGCTGGAGGACGATCCGCTGCTCGCGAAGGCCGAGGTCAACTGGGTGTGA
- a CDS encoding trypsin-like peptidase domain-containing protein: MPLTETEWGLVTSWVRDHLLDDPDPRTRLLGTSLTTDFVTSLPLTPDRDANARLIVGAARRDVAQQRRLLDALARLDALDRLDAADAVGRGMEVRALLGRLREDEEAARDAAADPFEAVVLRHGTEVFLGRAELRETLRRFVADPEQTVLVVDGEPDSGRSYTYRLIRHLGQHRGFRPVRVTLARTSTAERLVARLWEFVAGPEADGFPLNPTRLNDPLPSIDDAVHRIVSRATAAEDRFWLVLDECDALDPNSDVYDCIGKLALAIYEHTPVRKETVPRLVLLGYETTLHQLPYDIRNNECRDTAVPAGPDELRDFFGKFLREAGGPPSPGLVTDAADEVLRAAEAAGPGTGPGDSPMRRLCTATEEAVRIRLALAPGEDYLAQLRTGLRSPAAPVVTALPELRRAYREAACLLESFDPAELRLPGEREAGGRAALELVDDCTASAAPQRSVRWTLTPEVRTEALRGLAGPEAARRALAANAPGPDAEPGVARAALALLSGAPAAVPPDADVEQLSDLLQAVLWLGQVPGTGGLLPSVEEVQRRLERARLLQPLRLLVRDTFHGRTRELDALRAYLALPTEPAEPPVLLHGIGGIGKSTLLARFLLDALKEAAPDGFPFACIDFERPTLSIHEPATVIAESARQLGIQYPEHREAFDSLTERCGRTAGVQRGERSRLDELSQLSATRATYGRDYSAGFHARASAREQDLARELASLVAKAVAVPPGAMEPPLLIAVDSFEEAQYRGSPLISRMWAVWTALRAAYPRLRFVVAGRAPIDHPARVVVPRDMELTELDEQASVDLLMSAGIDDESVARGLYARVGGHPLSLRLAARTALSLGADTESLGELLSGLTARRRLHTSVDQMLIQGTLYDRLLKHIADPDVRALVQAGLALRVITPDLVREVLAGPAGVAVPSTAEAGRFFGLLTSRLDLMESAGPLTIRHRPDLRSIMLRLSDGARTDLMRAVDTRAVAYYAARDTVRDRAEEIYHRLRLGENPRTVEARWRSGVEAHLVGADRDMAPRSAAFLLGRIGGHVPDQVMAGAEQEDWERIAAREVEDLLTQGYVEAAARRLAERQPWTPCSRLHALLVETLARSGRTADARETAERAVDRAAEAGCAETRLELLQLSARLAQDAGDFADADRDLQEAEGVAAGLGLPYESIGVLVARSRLAAAADADSGDTDARLARRLRGLPDEDLARQPALARAAAVSACRVDPPALARTLRLVGLPEDDEAVVAALARRFETAMADEPQLREPLARILDSAAAGARSASAEPLAGGQGGAPMPPDQVEEALREARRHGTLDSLAWRALTLSDRSGDLLLGVAEAVDAGSALAGPGYGPVPGGTELVGLTPPPDQAEAAWRKEPYLDSDALLGVENAAMEAGLADRAMRGRLFAGIKDHFWMALLPQPTPFKQIQSDLRTMNRVERLMEGEVPLELWLRNAIRLAADPAAVAVFQAALDHVVRDAAGEPELPAEFLSVDSLEEIVVRDDMVPFEFLHEGFLAGGAVARVTVPPYEAGRPLHPAYPHVGTGWLIAPGLLVTNHHVVNARNGIGGGRAQAAEDDLQLQVRNSRSRFDYGADQAETEEATAAALVAWDAELDYAVLRLTEAQPERQVLRVATEPYESRAGDTQAVNIIQHPKGMPKRVALRNNLVYQVNEDSLAYFTDTQGGSSGSPVFTDRWTVVALHRGARRVSGVEYQGRSTTVVNVGTQLSRILAHLRDNRRELYEEIMAAQAALPPEED, encoded by the coding sequence ATGCCGCTCACCGAGACGGAGTGGGGCCTCGTCACCAGCTGGGTGCGGGACCATCTCCTGGACGATCCGGATCCCCGGACCAGGCTCCTCGGCACCTCGCTGACCACGGACTTCGTCACGAGTCTGCCGCTCACCCCGGACCGCGACGCCAACGCGCGGCTGATCGTCGGCGCCGCCCGCCGGGACGTGGCCCAGCAGCGGCGGCTGCTCGACGCGCTGGCCCGCCTGGACGCCCTGGACCGGCTCGACGCCGCCGACGCGGTGGGGCGGGGCATGGAGGTACGGGCGCTGCTCGGGCGGCTGCGGGAGGACGAGGAGGCCGCCCGGGACGCGGCGGCCGACCCCTTCGAGGCGGTGGTCCTGCGGCACGGCACCGAGGTCTTCCTGGGGCGCGCGGAGCTGCGCGAGACGCTGCGCCGCTTCGTGGCGGACCCGGAGCAGACGGTCCTGGTGGTGGACGGCGAGCCGGACAGCGGGCGCTCGTACACCTACCGGCTGATCCGGCACCTGGGGCAGCACCGCGGGTTCCGTCCGGTACGGGTCACCCTGGCGCGGACCTCGACGGCGGAGCGGCTGGTGGCGCGGCTCTGGGAGTTCGTGGCGGGCCCGGAGGCGGACGGATTCCCGTTGAATCCGACACGGTTGAACGATCCACTGCCGTCGATCGACGACGCCGTGCACCGGATCGTGAGCCGGGCGACGGCCGCCGAGGACCGCTTCTGGCTGGTGCTCGACGAGTGCGACGCGCTCGACCCGAACTCCGACGTCTACGACTGCATCGGCAAGCTCGCGCTGGCGATCTACGAGCACACGCCGGTGCGGAAGGAGACGGTGCCGCGGCTCGTGCTGCTCGGCTACGAGACGACGCTGCACCAACTCCCGTACGACATCAGGAACAACGAGTGCCGGGACACGGCGGTCCCGGCCGGCCCGGACGAACTCCGGGACTTCTTCGGGAAGTTCCTCCGCGAGGCCGGGGGCCCGCCGTCTCCCGGGCTCGTGACCGACGCCGCCGACGAGGTGCTGCGGGCGGCCGAGGCGGCCGGTCCCGGGACCGGCCCCGGGGACAGCCCGATGCGGCGACTGTGCACGGCGACCGAGGAGGCGGTACGGATCCGGCTCGCCCTCGCCCCTGGCGAGGACTACCTCGCTCAGCTGCGCACCGGCCTCCGCTCCCCCGCCGCCCCGGTGGTCACCGCACTGCCCGAACTCCGGCGCGCCTACCGCGAGGCGGCCTGCCTCCTGGAGTCCTTCGACCCGGCGGAGCTCCGGCTCCCGGGCGAACGCGAGGCGGGCGGCCGCGCGGCGCTCGAACTCGTCGACGACTGCACGGCCTCGGCGGCCCCCCAGCGCTCCGTCCGCTGGACCCTGACCCCCGAGGTGCGTACGGAGGCCCTCCGCGGCCTCGCCGGCCCGGAAGCCGCCCGGCGGGCCCTCGCGGCGAACGCGCCCGGCCCCGATGCGGAACCGGGGGTCGCCCGGGCGGCCCTCGCCCTGCTGTCCGGCGCGCCCGCTGCCGTACCCCCCGACGCGGACGTGGAGCAGTTGTCCGACCTGCTCCAGGCGGTGCTGTGGCTGGGGCAGGTGCCGGGGACCGGCGGTCTGCTGCCCTCCGTCGAGGAGGTGCAGCGGCGCCTTGAGCGGGCCCGGCTGCTGCAGCCGCTGCGGCTGCTCGTACGGGACACGTTCCACGGCCGGACCCGTGAACTCGACGCGCTGCGGGCCTACTTGGCGCTGCCGACCGAGCCGGCCGAGCCGCCCGTGCTGCTGCACGGCATCGGCGGGATCGGGAAGAGCACGCTGCTCGCCCGCTTCCTCCTGGACGCCCTGAAGGAGGCCGCGCCGGACGGATTCCCGTTCGCCTGCATCGACTTCGAGCGGCCCACCCTCTCGATCCACGAACCGGCCACGGTCATCGCCGAGTCGGCGCGGCAGCTGGGCATCCAGTACCCGGAGCACCGGGAGGCCTTCGACTCGCTCACCGAGCGCTGCGGGCGGACCGCGGGTGTGCAGCGCGGCGAGCGCAGCCGGCTCGACGAGCTGTCGCAGCTCTCGGCGACCCGCGCCACCTACGGGCGCGACTACTCGGCCGGCTTCCACGCCCGGGCCAGCGCCCGTGAGCAGGATCTGGCGCGCGAGCTGGCGAGCCTGGTCGCGAAGGCGGTCGCGGTGCCGCCGGGCGCGATGGAGCCGCCGCTGCTCATCGCGGTCGACTCGTTCGAGGAGGCGCAGTACCGGGGCTCGCCGCTCATCTCAAGGATGTGGGCGGTGTGGACGGCGCTGCGAGCGGCGTATCCGCGGCTGCGGTTCGTGGTCGCGGGGCGGGCGCCGATCGACCACCCGGCGCGGGTCGTCGTACCGCGTGACATGGAGCTGACGGAGCTGGACGAGCAGGCGTCGGTCGATCTGCTGATGTCCGCGGGGATCGACGACGAGTCGGTGGCGCGCGGTCTGTACGCGCGGGTCGGCGGGCATCCGCTGAGCCTGCGGCTCGCGGCGCGCACCGCGCTGTCGCTCGGCGCGGACACGGAGTCCCTCGGCGAGCTGCTCAGTGGTCTGACGGCGCGCCGCAGGCTGCACACCAGCGTGGACCAGATGCTGATCCAGGGCACGCTGTACGACCGGCTGCTCAAGCACATCGCCGATCCGGACGTACGGGCCCTGGTGCAGGCGGGCCTTGCGCTGCGGGTGATCACGCCGGACCTGGTGCGGGAGGTGCTCGCGGGGCCCGCCGGGGTGGCGGTGCCGTCGACGGCGGAGGCGGGCCGGTTCTTCGGTCTCCTCACCTCGCGGCTCGACCTGATGGAGTCGGCGGGGCCGCTGACCATCCGGCACCGGCCGGACCTGCGGTCCATCATGTTGCGGCTCTCCGACGGCGCCCGGACGGATCTGATGCGGGCCGTGGACACCCGGGCGGTGGCGTACTACGCGGCCCGCGACACGGTCCGCGACCGGGCCGAGGAGATCTACCACCGGCTGCGGCTCGGCGAGAACCCCCGTACGGTGGAGGCGCGTTGGCGCTCCGGTGTGGAGGCACACCTGGTGGGCGCGGACCGGGACATGGCGCCGCGCTCGGCGGCCTTCCTGCTCGGCCGGATCGGCGGGCACGTGCCCGACCAGGTGATGGCCGGGGCCGAGCAGGAGGACTGGGAGCGGATCGCGGCGCGCGAGGTCGAGGACCTGCTGACCCAGGGGTACGTGGAGGCCGCGGCCCGCCGGCTCGCCGAGCGGCAGCCGTGGACGCCGTGCAGCCGGCTGCACGCGCTCCTGGTGGAGACCCTGGCCCGGTCGGGGCGGACGGCGGACGCCCGGGAGACGGCGGAGCGGGCGGTGGACCGGGCGGCGGAGGCGGGCTGCGCGGAGACCCGGCTCGAACTGCTGCAGCTGTCGGCGCGGCTCGCGCAGGACGCGGGCGACTTCGCGGACGCGGACCGCGATCTGCAGGAGGCGGAGGGCGTGGCGGCCGGCCTCGGGCTTCCGTACGAGTCGATCGGCGTCCTGGTGGCCCGCTCGCGGCTCGCGGCGGCCGCCGACGCGGACTCCGGCGACACCGACGCGCGGCTCGCCCGGCGGCTGCGCGGGCTGCCCGACGAGGATCTGGCCCGGCAGCCGGCACTGGCCCGGGCGGCGGCCGTGTCGGCCTGCCGGGTGGACCCGCCGGCCCTGGCCCGCACGCTGCGGCTCGTGGGCCTGCCGGAGGACGACGAGGCGGTGGTGGCGGCCCTTGCCCGCCGGTTCGAGACGGCGATGGCGGACGAGCCGCAGCTGCGCGAGCCGCTGGCCAGGATCCTGGACTCGGCCGCGGCGGGCGCCCGTTCGGCCTCGGCGGAGCCGCTCGCCGGTGGTCAGGGCGGTGCGCCGATGCCGCCGGACCAGGTCGAGGAGGCGCTGCGCGAGGCCCGCCGGCACGGCACCCTGGACAGCCTGGCCTGGCGGGCGCTGACGCTGAGCGACCGCAGCGGGGATCTGCTGCTCGGGGTGGCGGAGGCCGTGGACGCGGGCTCGGCGCTCGCGGGCCCGGGCTACGGGCCGGTGCCGGGCGGCACGGAGCTCGTGGGGCTCACCCCGCCGCCGGACCAGGCGGAGGCGGCCTGGCGCAAGGAGCCGTACCTCGACTCGGACGCGCTGCTCGGCGTGGAGAACGCGGCGATGGAGGCGGGGCTCGCCGACCGGGCGATGCGCGGGCGGCTGTTCGCGGGGATCAAGGACCACTTCTGGATGGCGCTGCTGCCGCAGCCCACCCCCTTCAAGCAGATCCAGTCCGACCTGCGGACGATGAACCGGGTGGAGCGGCTGATGGAGGGCGAGGTGCCGCTGGAGCTGTGGCTGCGCAACGCGATCCGGCTCGCCGCCGACCCGGCGGCGGTCGCCGTGTTCCAGGCGGCCCTGGACCATGTGGTGCGGGACGCGGCGGGCGAGCCCGAGCTCCCGGCGGAGTTCCTGTCGGTCGACTCCCTGGAGGAGATCGTCGTCCGCGACGACATGGTGCCCTTCGAGTTCCTGCACGAGGGCTTCCTCGCGGGCGGCGCGGTCGCCCGGGTCACGGTGCCGCCGTACGAGGCGGGCCGGCCGCTGCACCCCGCGTACCCGCACGTCGGCACGGGCTGGCTGATCGCGCCCGGGCTCCTGGTCACCAACCACCATGTGGTGAACGCCCGCAACGGCATCGGCGGCGGCCGCGCGCAGGCCGCCGAGGACGACCTCCAGCTCCAGGTGCGCAACTCCCGCTCGCGCTTCGACTACGGCGCGGACCAGGCCGAGACGGAGGAGGCGACGGCCGCCGCCCTGGTCGCCTGGGACGCCGAACTGGACTACGCCGTCCTGCGTCTGACGGAGGCTCAGCCGGAGCGGCAGGTGCTGCGGGTGGCGACCGAGCCGTACGAGAGTCGGGCCGGCGACACCCAGGCGGTCAACATCATCCAGCACCCCAAGGGCATGCCGAAGCGGGTCGCGCTGCGCAACAACCTGGTCTACCAGGTGAACGAGGACAGCCTGGCCTACTTCACCGACACCCAGGGCGGCTCCTCCGGCTCGCCGGTGTTCACCGACCGCTGGACGGTCGTCGCGCTGCACCGCGGGGCCCGCCGGGTCAGCGGCGTCGAGTACCAGGGCCGCAGCACGACGGTGGTGAACGTCGGCACCCAGCTGAGCCGGATCCTGGCCCATCTGCGGGACAACCGGCGGGAGTTGTACGAGGAGATCATGGCGGCGCAGGCGGCGCTGCCGCCGGAGGAGGACTGA
- a CDS encoding DNA/RNA non-specific endonuclease, whose amino-acid sequence MNPSDSRHDLADRTGYDETFLGPAVPLALPARASVETVILPYTHFTVVFRPDRRLAASTAVCIEGGELLDDVERDDVWLYDPRLPREQQAGEEVYENNSLDRGHLVRRLDPVWGAAAVAGRANTDTFHFTNAAPQADVFNQGKQLWQGLENYLLDHAAAFDRRLVVLTGPVLQDSDPPYRGIQVPLRFWKVAAFMQDGALAATGYVLDQSPDLSRDADRAFAGAVPGAPPPLGPFRTYQVPVSDVAEIAELELGPLPDVDLMPPSRGPEDRWRRLESYEDIAMAD is encoded by the coding sequence ATGAACCCCAGCGACTCCCGGCATGATCTCGCCGACCGCACCGGCTACGACGAGACCTTCCTCGGCCCGGCGGTGCCGCTCGCGCTGCCGGCCCGCGCGTCGGTGGAGACGGTGATCCTGCCGTACACCCACTTCACCGTGGTGTTCCGGCCCGACCGGCGGCTCGCCGCGTCGACCGCCGTCTGCATCGAGGGCGGCGAGCTGCTCGACGACGTGGAGCGCGACGACGTCTGGCTGTACGACCCGCGGCTTCCGCGCGAGCAGCAGGCGGGCGAGGAGGTGTACGAGAACAACAGCCTGGACCGGGGCCATCTGGTGCGCCGGCTCGACCCGGTGTGGGGCGCGGCGGCGGTGGCGGGGCGGGCGAACACGGACACCTTCCACTTCACCAACGCGGCGCCGCAGGCGGATGTGTTCAACCAGGGCAAGCAGCTGTGGCAGGGCCTGGAGAACTATCTCCTCGACCACGCGGCGGCGTTCGACCGCAGGCTGGTGGTGCTGACCGGGCCGGTGCTCCAGGACTCCGACCCGCCGTACCGGGGCATCCAGGTGCCGCTGCGCTTCTGGAAGGTGGCGGCCTTCATGCAGGACGGGGCGCTCGCGGCGACCGGGTACGTGCTGGACCAGAGCCCGGATCTGAGCCGGGACGCGGACCGGGCGTTCGCCGGGGCGGTCCCGGGCGCGCCGCCGCCGCTCGGCCCGTTCCGCACCTACCAGGTGCCGGTGTCGGACGTCGCGGAGATCGCCGAACTGGAGCTGGGGCCGCTGCCGGACGTGGATCTGATGCCGCCCTCGCGGGGCCCTGAGGACCGCTGGCGGCGCCTGGAGTCGTACGAGGACATCGCGATGGCGGACTGA
- a CDS encoding caspase domain-containing protein, giving the protein MPTGLSLHVGLNRVDPERYDGWDGTLVACENDAHDMARLARAAGFTETVLLTREGTVEGVTTALRAAAERLSAGDILLFTYSGHGGQVPDVTGPDDEPDRRDETLVFYDRQFLDDEVHQEFRRFDDGVRIVTLFDCCHSGSSVELPGGEATTARYLPEPQQIALYERDRVFYDDLQRSVAKAAAVTGDGQGPPVILISACQDNQTAADGPVNGAFTEALLEVWEDGVFRGDYRTFHRAIQRRLPPTQSPNLYTTGAPAPAFLGQRPFTV; this is encoded by the coding sequence ATGCCCACCGGACTCTCCCTGCACGTCGGCCTCAACCGGGTCGACCCCGAACGCTACGACGGCTGGGACGGCACCCTCGTGGCCTGCGAGAACGACGCCCACGACATGGCCCGCCTGGCCCGCGCCGCGGGCTTCACGGAGACCGTCCTACTCACCCGCGAGGGCACCGTCGAGGGCGTCACCACCGCCCTGCGCGCGGCGGCCGAACGGCTCTCCGCCGGCGACATCCTGCTCTTCACCTACTCGGGCCACGGCGGCCAGGTGCCCGACGTCACCGGCCCCGACGACGAGCCCGACCGGCGCGACGAGACCCTGGTCTTCTACGACCGTCAGTTCCTCGATGACGAGGTCCACCAGGAGTTCCGCCGCTTCGACGACGGCGTACGGATCGTCACCCTCTTCGACTGCTGCCACAGCGGCAGCAGCGTCGAGCTCCCTGGCGGCGAGGCGACCACCGCCCGCTATCTGCCCGAGCCGCAGCAGATCGCCCTGTACGAGCGCGACCGCGTCTTCTACGACGACCTGCAGCGCTCCGTCGCCAAGGCCGCCGCGGTCACCGGCGACGGCCAGGGCCCGCCGGTGATCCTGATCTCCGCCTGCCAGGACAACCAGACCGCCGCCGACGGCCCGGTCAACGGCGCCTTCACCGAGGCGCTCCTGGAGGTCTGGGAGGACGGCGTCTTCCGCGGCGACTACCGCACCTTCCACCGGGCGATCCAGCGCAGGCTGCCGCCCACCCAGAGCCCCAACCTCTACACGACGGGAGCCCCCGCGCCGGCCTTCCTGGGCCAGCGCCCGTTCACGGTCTGA